ACCCGCAACCGACACGTTAAGGCTGTAATCACCCGGCAATTGCACTAGTCGATGACATTTTTCCAGCGCTTGTGGTGGCAGGCCAGATTGTTCGTTGCCAAGTAAATACACGCAACGGTGAGGGTGTTCAAAGCGTGTAATATCGTGCGCATTTTCGTCTAACTCTACGCCAATCAATGGCGTGTCGTAAGGCAAGTTTGCTACTAACTCATCAATAGAGTCGTAATGATACAAGGGAATTTTCTGCCACGCGTTAACCACATCGGTGGTTTGCTTTTTGTACTTTTTATCAACGGTGAAAATAAATGCTGCACCCAAAATATAAGCAGAGCGCCATAGGGTGCCAATATTGATTTCATCAACATTATTCA
The nucleotide sequence above comes from Thalassotalea euphylliae. Encoded proteins:
- a CDS encoding RNA methyltransferase translates to MARLKQTYAQNGFFGIGIMNNVDEINIGTLWRSAYILGAAFIFTVDKKYKKQTTDVVNAWQKIPLYHYDSIDELVANLPYDTPLIGVELDENAHDITRFEHPHRCVYLLGNEQSGLPPQALEKCHRLVQLPGDYSLNVSVAGSIVMYDRLAKLS